The following are encoded in a window of Rhizobium sp. 11515TR genomic DNA:
- a CDS encoding imelysin family protein has product MRQWKRPEHFRSERSHGNAPSHSFHAIPDAKPLRTFAGIALTASLLFAAAALPAHAEDAGTNGAGLNEAAVPTTLQKAVDDVIRPGYRAMHDSASKLTVAMKTLCADPTDATLSGAKSAFGDTVKSWSRIEIVDTGPIIEQNRFEHILFYPDRKGVGLKQVQALIAKADEQDTTVEAVAGKSVALMSMTALEYVLFGNGSDVLGKDKQSFRCRYGAAVAGNIENTAKEIADEWDAPDGVQKSWKFPGKTSDDFMDNKEAVTALLGILVHSAANMRDQRLETFYKGDPAAARPKMAIYWRSGNTWASFAGNVDGIKTLWEKADMAKLLPADKRAVATKIDGLLNELATTAPTINADIEAAISNDAERAKIDKLLSVSRDLATSFSDEYGGAIGLSAGFSFADGD; this is encoded by the coding sequence ATGCGCCAATGGAAACGCCCGGAGCATTTCCGCTCTGAACGGAGTCATGGAAATGCTCCGTCCCATTCTTTTCACGCAATTCCGGACGCAAAACCGCTGCGCACTTTTGCTGGAATTGCTCTGACCGCCAGCCTTCTCTTTGCTGCTGCGGCCCTGCCTGCCCATGCCGAGGATGCGGGTACCAATGGCGCCGGCCTGAACGAGGCTGCGGTGCCCACAACGCTGCAGAAGGCGGTGGATGACGTGATCCGTCCCGGCTACCGCGCCATGCACGACTCCGCTTCGAAACTGACTGTCGCGATGAAGACGCTTTGCGCAGATCCCACGGATGCCACCCTTTCCGGCGCCAAATCGGCTTTCGGCGACACCGTGAAGAGCTGGTCGCGGATCGAGATCGTCGATACCGGCCCGATCATCGAACAGAACCGCTTCGAGCACATCCTCTTCTATCCCGATCGCAAGGGCGTCGGCCTCAAGCAGGTGCAAGCGCTGATCGCCAAAGCGGACGAGCAGGACACGACCGTCGAAGCCGTCGCCGGCAAGAGCGTGGCGCTGATGAGCATGACGGCGCTGGAATATGTGCTCTTCGGCAACGGCTCCGACGTTCTCGGCAAGGACAAGCAGAGCTTCCGCTGCCGCTATGGCGCGGCGGTTGCCGGCAATATCGAAAATACGGCCAAGGAAATCGCCGACGAGTGGGATGCGCCCGACGGCGTACAGAAATCCTGGAAATTCCCCGGCAAGACCAGCGACGATTTTATGGACAACAAGGAAGCCGTCACCGCACTGCTCGGCATCCTCGTGCACAGCGCCGCCAATATGCGCGACCAGCGGCTGGAAACCTTCTACAAGGGCGATCCGGCAGCGGCGCGTCCGAAGATGGCGATCTACTGGCGCTCGGGCAATACATGGGCCTCGTTTGCCGGCAATGTCGACGGTATCAAGACGCTATGGGAAAAGGCCGACATGGCGAAGCTGCTGCCGGCTGACAAGCGCGCTGTCGCCACCAAGATCGACGGCCTCCTGAACGAACTCGCGACCACGGCACCGACGATCAATGCGGATATTGAGGCGGCGATCAGCAACGATGCGGAACGCGCCAAGATCGACAAGCTGCTCTCCGTCAGCCGCGATCTCGCCACCAGCTTCAGCGACGAGTACGGCGGCGCCATCGGCCTTTCGGCCGGCTTCTCCTTCGCAGACGGAGACTGA